The Flavobacterium sp. K5-23 genome segment ATAAATAAAACAATGAAAATAGTAATAGTAAATACAGGAAGTTCTTCAATCAAATATCAATTAATAGATATGCCTTCTAAGGAAGTAATTTGTAGTGGTATGATAGATAGAATAGGCTTGGAAACATCAAATCTAAGCTATAAAACAAGTACAAATTCGGTTGAAGAGATTTTACCAATTTCGGATCATAAAGAAGGATTGGAAAAGATTGCTCAATTGTTGATGGATGAAAAGATTGGAGTAATTAAAAGTACTAAAGAGATAGATGTTGTTGGACATCGTGTTGTTCATGGAGGAAGTACTTTTTCTGATACCGTAGTGATTACTGAAGAGGTGAAAGATCAAATAAAGAAACTTTTTTCCTTAGCGCCATTGCACAATCCATCAAATCTGGAAGGAATAGAAGTTGCCGAAGAAATATTTGCAACAGCAAAACAAGTAGCCGTATTTGATACTGCCTTTCATCAGACAATTCCCGTTGTGGCTCATAAATATGCCATTCCTAATAGATTATTAACGGAGAATAAGATTCGGGTTTATGGTTTCCATGGTACAAGTCATAAATACGTTTCTGAACAAGCTGCAGAATATCTGGATAAAAGCGATAAGATTATCAGTATCCATTTAGGGAATGGTTGTAGTATGACGGCAATAAAAGGCGGCGTAAGCATCGATCATACTTTGGGTTTCGGTCCTATGAACGGATTAGTGATGGGAACGCGAAGCGGCGATATTGACCAATCGGTTATTTTTTATATG includes the following:
- a CDS encoding acetate/propionate family kinase codes for the protein MKIVIVNTGSSSIKYQLIDMPSKEVICSGMIDRIGLETSNLSYKTSTNSVEEILPISDHKEGLEKIAQLLMDEKIGVIKSTKEIDVVGHRVVHGGSTFSDTVVITEEVKDQIKKLFSLAPLHNPSNLEGIEVAEEIFATAKQVAVFDTAFHQTIPVVAHKYAIPNRLLTENKIRVYGFHGTSHKYVSEQAAEYLDKSDKIISIHLGNGCSMTAIKGGVSIDHTLGFGPMNGLVMGTRSGDIDQSVIFYMVKSLGYTLDEVYNMLQKESGMLGLTGYSDLRDIEAHAEKGNANCQLALAMNAYRIKKYIGSYTAVMNGLDAIVFTAGVGENSSYVRKLVCTDMEYFGIELDNEKNEIRSKEIREINLPESKTKVLVIPTNEEIEIAKQVYNLLLG